In Triticum aestivum cultivar Chinese Spring chromosome 5B, IWGSC CS RefSeq v2.1, whole genome shotgun sequence, the following proteins share a genomic window:
- the LOC123111572 gene encoding uncharacterized protein gives MAGPSLPTPPPVEEPQTGAAKSGTTVDALTVDTLRNILRRLALADLLRAALVCHHWRRVAARCLPRTAPLLGYFFHPTATGSPPPMPKPSKEIDTPAVFAPLDASSPNLSLDFAPGASRYVLHDCHQGLLLLEPFASLPKGTIPRFLVLDPATRRRVLLPPPPRDTVPDDHRWRRSRYYVGSALLSRAHPSKLCFEVVCFAIDGGHPRAWVASVDDGRCSWRAHPRTMELEVDFDPWLFESRCVHAAGKIYWHICNSYRMLVLDPATLHLSYLLAPAVLSDHFCTYRVGETPEDGRLCLLAVGSRSRQLQLWVRGEARGSDNGWFLEREMLNMRVVWDAVPGLPNDLAHRIFSVWPSDMDAGRTGKVFIRTIGYGRYSLHLDTAKIERLHTKHGKEYGHPIYAYFLAWPPAFLAPEY, from the coding sequence ATGGCCGGACCATCTCTCCCGACGCCACCGCCGGTGGAGGAGCCACAGACGGGGGCTGCAAAGTCGGGGACGACGGTCGATGCCCTCACCGTGGACACCCTCCGCAACATTCTCCGTCGCCTCGCCCTCGCCGACCTTCTCCGTGCCGCCCTCGTCTGCCACCACTGGCGCCGCGTCGCCGCACGCTGCCTCCCCCGCACCGCTCCTCTCCTCGGCTACTTCTTCCACCCCACCGCCACCGGTTCGCCGCCGCCCATGCCCAAGCCGTCCAAGGAAATTGACACCCCCGCCGTCTTCGCTCCCTTGGACGCCTCCTCCCCGAACCTCTCCCTCGACTTCGCTCCGGGGGCCTCCCGCTACGTGCTCCACGACTGCCACCAAGGCCTCCTGCTTCTCGAACCGTTCGCGTCGCTCCCCAAGGGGACCATCCCGCGCTTCCTCGTCCTCGACCCGGCCACCCGCCGCCGCGTGCTCCTCCCGCCGCCACCGCGCGACACGGTACCCGACGACCACCGCTGGCGCCGCTCCAGGTACTACGTCGGCTCCGCACTTCTCTCCCGCGCGCACCCAAGCAAGCTCTGCTTCGAGGTCGTCTGCTTCGCCATCGACGGCGGGCACCCGCGCGCCTGGGTCGCGTCCGTCGACGACGGCCGATGCAGCTGGCGCGCCCACCCGCGGACCATGGAGCTAGAGGTCGATTTCGACCCCTGGTTATTCGAGTCGCGCTGCGTGCACGCCGCCGGAAAGATCTACTGGCACATCTGCAACTCCTACCGCATGCTCGTGCTGGACCCTGCGACACTGCACTTGTCCTACCTGCTGGCGCCAGCTGTACTGTCAGACCATTTCTGCACGTACCGCGTCGGGGAGACGCCGGAGGACGGCCGGCTCTGCCTCCTGGCCGTGGGGAGTCGTTCGAGGCAGCTGCAGCTCTGGGTCCGCGGGGAGGCCAGAGGGAGCGACAATGGGTGGTTTCTGGAGAGGGAGATGCTCAACATGCGTGTGGTGTGGGACGCAGTGCCAGGCCTACCCAATGACCTTGCCCACAGGATCTTCAGTGTTTGGCCCAGCGACATGGACGCGGGGCGTACCGGGAAGGTGTTCATCAGAACCATAGGATATGGGCGCTACTCCTTACATCTGGACACCGCCAAGATCGAGCGCCTGCACACCAAACATGGCAAGGAGTACGGCCACCCGATCTACGCCTACTTCCTCGCGTGGCCGCCTGCCTTCCTCGCTCCAGAATACTGA